The following coding sequences lie in one Beijerinckia indica subsp. indica ATCC 9039 genomic window:
- a CDS encoding ABC transporter substrate-binding protein — MRLRGILLGACAALTLAGPAGAETLTIATVNNGDIIRMQKLTDDFKAKNPDIDLKWVTLEENVLRQKVTTDIATKGGQFDIMTIGNYEVPIWAKRGWLLPLDNLGANYDEADLLPSIREAVSSGGKLYASPFYGESAMVMYRTDLFAKVGLTMPADPTWDFIAEAARKITDKNASVYGICLRGKAGWGENMAFLTALANSMGGRWFDEQWKPQFDQPEWKNAVDYYVKLMKDAGPPGASSNGFNENLALFQTGKCGIWIDATVAASFVSNPKDSTVADKVGYALFPTSGTFDNHGNWLWAWSLAVPAGTKKDKAAQKFITWATDKAYIELVASKDGWANVPPGTRASLYDNPHYQQAAPFASLTLAAIKAANTAKPAVKPVPYIGGQFVAIPEFQGIGTAVGQQFSAALAGQVTTDQALRSAQQLVTREMTKAGYIK; from the coding sequence ATGAGACTGAGGGGCATTCTGCTCGGCGCTTGCGCCGCCTTGACTTTGGCCGGACCGGCTGGAGCGGAAACGCTGACGATTGCCACCGTGAACAACGGTGACATAATCCGGATGCAGAAGCTGACGGATGATTTCAAGGCCAAGAATCCGGACATCGACCTGAAATGGGTTACGCTCGAAGAAAATGTGTTGCGGCAAAAGGTGACGACCGATATCGCGACCAAGGGCGGCCAATTCGACATTATGACCATCGGCAATTACGAGGTGCCGATCTGGGCGAAACGCGGCTGGCTGCTGCCGCTCGATAATCTTGGCGCGAATTATGACGAGGCCGACTTGCTGCCGTCGATCAGGGAGGCGGTGTCCAGCGGCGGCAAGCTCTATGCCTCGCCCTTCTATGGCGAAAGCGCCATGGTCATGTATCGCACGGATCTGTTTGCCAAGGTGGGCCTGACGATGCCGGCCGATCCGACCTGGGATTTCATCGCCGAGGCGGCGCGCAAGATCACCGACAAGAATGCCTCGGTCTATGGCATCTGCTTGCGCGGCAAGGCGGGGTGGGGCGAAAACATGGCCTTCCTCACGGCGCTTGCCAATTCCATGGGGGGCCGTTGGTTCGATGAGCAGTGGAAGCCGCAATTCGATCAGCCGGAATGGAAAAACGCTGTCGATTATTACGTCAAGCTGATGAAGGATGCCGGCCCGCCCGGAGCCTCCTCCAATGGCTTCAACGAGAACCTTGCGCTCTTCCAGACCGGCAAATGCGGTATTTGGATCGATGCGACAGTCGCGGCCTCTTTTGTCTCCAATCCCAAGGATTCCACGGTTGCGGACAAAGTCGGATACGCTCTGTTTCCTACCTCCGGCACATTCGATAATCATGGCAATTGGCTGTGGGCCTGGAGCCTGGCCGTGCCCGCTGGAACCAAGAAGGATAAAGCGGCGCAGAAGTTCATCACCTGGGCGACCGACAAGGCCTATATAGAACTCGTCGCCAGCAAGGACGGATGGGCGAATGTGCCGCCCGGCACGCGCGCCTCGCTTTATGACAATCCGCACTATCAGCAGGCCGCGCCTTTCGCCAGCCTGACGCTTGCGGCGATCAAGGCCGCCAATACCGCTAAACCTGCCGTCAAGCCTGTGCCTTACATAGGCGGACAATTCGTGGCCATTCCGGAATTCCAGGGCATTGGCACGGCGGTCGGCCAGCAATTCTCGGCTGCTCTTGCCGGTCAGGTGACCACCGACCAGGCGCTTCGGAGCGCCCAGCAATTGGTTACCCGGGAAATGACCAAAGCGGGCTATATCAAGTAA
- a CDS encoding carbohydrate ABC transporter permease, whose protein sequence is MATLHTRSAARLMMAPSVLLLLAWMIIPLAMTIYFSFLRYNLLMPGTEEFAGLANYQYFLTDPAFFTALANTLLIVGGVLLITVIGGIALALLLDQPMYGQGIVRILVIAPFFVMPTVSALVWKNMFMNPVNGLFAWIAGSFGLQPIDWLASVPLLSIIIIIAWQWLPFSTLILLTALQSLNEEQKEAAEMDGAGAISTFIYIVLPHMARAITVVVLIQTIFLLSVFAEILVTTNGGPGVQSTNLTFLVYTQALLQFDIGGASAGGIVAVVLANIVAVFLIRLIGKNLEA, encoded by the coding sequence ATGGCGACGTTACACACCCGTTCGGCCGCGCGTCTGATGATGGCGCCCTCCGTTCTCCTCCTGCTGGCCTGGATGATCATCCCGCTGGCCATGACCATCTACTTTTCCTTCCTGCGCTACAATCTGCTGATGCCGGGCACGGAGGAATTCGCGGGTCTCGCCAATTATCAATATTTCTTGACGGATCCGGCTTTTTTCACGGCTCTCGCGAATACATTGTTGATCGTCGGCGGAGTGCTTCTGATCACGGTGATTGGCGGGATCGCCCTCGCATTGCTGCTCGATCAACCGATGTATGGGCAGGGCATCGTGCGCATTCTGGTGATCGCGCCATTCTTCGTGATGCCGACGGTCTCCGCGCTCGTCTGGAAGAACATGTTCATGAATCCGGTGAACGGCCTGTTCGCCTGGATCGCCGGTAGCTTTGGGCTGCAACCAATCGACTGGCTGGCGAGCGTGCCCTTGTTGTCGATCATCATCATCATCGCCTGGCAATGGCTGCCCTTTTCCACCTTGATCCTGCTGACAGCGCTTCAGTCCCTCAATGAAGAGCAGAAGGAGGCGGCGGAAATGGATGGCGCCGGCGCGATCTCGACATTCATTTACATCGTCCTGCCGCATATGGCGCGTGCCATTACCGTCGTCGTCCTCATTCAGACGATCTTCCTTCTCTCGGTCTTCGCCGAGATCCTCGTCACCACCAATGGCGGGCCTGGGGTGCAAAGCACCAATCTCACCTTTCTGGTCTATACGCAGGCTCTTCTTCAATTCGATATCGGCGGCGCATCGGCGGGCGGCATCGTCGCTGTCGTGCTCGCCAATATCGTCGCTGTCTTTCTGATCCGCCTCATCGGCAAAAACCTGGAGGCTTGA
- a CDS encoding carbohydrate ABC transporter permease, translating into MARRYSARRELAMTIIAWTVGLAIFFPILWTVLTSFKTEAEAVASPPSFLFFHWTTENYAEVQSRSNYLAHFMNSAVISLGSTLAALVIAIPAAWAMAFSPTKRTKDVLMWMLSTKMMPPVGALIPVYLIFRDTGLLDTRPGLVIVLTLINLPIVTWMLYTYFKEIPGEILEAARMDGASLLKEIVYVLTPMAVPGIASTLLLNVILAWNEAFWTLNLTTSEAAPLTAFIASYSSPEGLFYGKLSAASTMAIAPILILGWFSQKQLVRGLTFGAVK; encoded by the coding sequence ATGGCGCGCCGCTATTCAGCTCGCCGCGAACTGGCCATGACCATCATCGCATGGACAGTTGGGCTTGCGATCTTTTTCCCCATTCTCTGGACCGTGCTGACGAGCTTCAAGACGGAAGCCGAAGCTGTTGCTTCCCCGCCTTCCTTCCTGTTTTTTCATTGGACGACCGAAAATTATGCCGAGGTCCAGAGCCGCTCGAACTATCTGGCTCATTTCATGAACTCGGCTGTTATTTCGCTTGGCTCGACCCTGGCCGCATTGGTGATCGCCATTCCCGCCGCATGGGCCATGGCCTTCTCGCCCACCAAGCGGACCAAGGACGTGTTGATGTGGATGCTCTCCACCAAGATGATGCCGCCGGTCGGCGCACTCATTCCGGTCTATCTCATTTTTCGCGATACCGGCCTGCTCGACACACGCCCGGGCCTCGTCATCGTGCTGACATTGATCAACCTGCCGATCGTCACCTGGATGCTCTACACCTATTTCAAGGAGATTCCGGGTGAGATCCTCGAGGCGGCGCGCATGGATGGGGCCTCGCTCCTCAAGGAGATCGTCTATGTCCTGACGCCGATGGCCGTGCCGGGCATTGCCTCGACGCTTCTGCTCAACGTGATTCTGGCCTGGAACGAAGCATTCTGGACATTGAATCTGACAACCTCGGAAGCTGCGCCGCTGACGGCTTTCATCGCTTCCTATTCGAGCCCCGAGGGCCTCTTCTACGGCAAGCTGTCGGCGGCATCCACCATGGCCATCGCACCGATCCTGATCCTTGGCTGGTTTTCGCAAAAACAACTCGTTCGGGGTCTCACCTTCGGCGCCGTCAAATAG
- a CDS encoding ABC transporter ATP-binding protein, translated as MGSISLQKVAKHFGPLKVIPSIDLEINDGEFVVFVGPSGCGKSTLLRLIAGLEDVSSGKIVIDGKDATYAPPSQRGLAMVFQSYALYPHMSVRSNIAFPLKMAGMAKEEIDRKVNDAARVLNLTDYLDRKPRQLSGGQRQRVAIGRAIVRQPSAFLFDEPLSNLDAALRVNMRLEISELHQTLKTTMIYVTHDQVEAMTMADKIVVLNRGHIEQVGSPLELYRKPANLFVASFIGSPKMNLIGGAYARSKHAATVGIRPEHIKLSRQGGVWSGTVSVVEHLGSDTFFHIDVDGIGPVTARTDGDFDAHHDDRLFLIPDETKLYRFNEEGVAL; from the coding sequence ATGGGCAGTATCTCACTTCAGAAAGTTGCCAAACATTTCGGCCCCTTGAAGGTCATTCCCTCGATCGATCTTGAAATCAACGATGGTGAATTCGTGGTCTTCGTCGGCCCTTCGGGCTGTGGCAAATCCACGCTCCTGCGGCTCATCGCCGGGCTGGAGGATGTCAGCAGCGGCAAGATCGTCATCGATGGCAAGGATGCGACCTACGCACCCCCGTCTCAGAGGGGGCTTGCCATGGTGTTTCAATCCTACGCGCTCTATCCGCACATGAGTGTGCGTTCCAACATCGCCTTCCCGCTGAAAATGGCGGGCATGGCGAAGGAAGAGATCGACCGCAAGGTGAACGACGCGGCCCGCGTCCTCAATCTTACCGATTATCTCGACCGTAAGCCGCGCCAGCTTTCGGGAGGCCAGCGCCAGCGCGTGGCCATCGGCCGGGCCATCGTTCGCCAGCCATCGGCCTTCCTGTTTGATGAGCCGCTCTCGAATCTCGACGCCGCTTTGCGCGTCAATATGCGCCTGGAGATCAGCGAACTGCACCAGACGCTGAAGACCACGATGATCTATGTCACGCATGATCAGGTGGAAGCCATGACGATGGCGGACAAGATCGTGGTGCTCAATCGCGGTCATATCGAACAGGTCGGATCGCCTTTGGAGCTTTACCGTAAGCCGGCCAATCTGTTCGTCGCGAGCTTTATCGGATCGCCGAAGATGAATTTGATCGGCGGTGCCTATGCGAGATCCAAACATGCGGCAACGGTGGGAATAAGGCCCGAGCATATCAAATTGTCGCGCCAGGGCGGTGTATGGAGCGGCACCGTCAGCGTGGTGGAACATCTCGGCTCGGATACGTTCTTTCACATCGATGTCGATGGCATCGGTCCCGTCACGGCGCGAACGGATGGTGACTTCGACGCCCACCACGACGACCGGCTCTTCCTCATTCCGGATGAGACCAAGCTTTACCGCTTCAATGAAGAGGGCGTCGCTCTATAG
- a CDS encoding IS5 family transposase (programmed frameshift), which yields MDTNLFWFSDKQWAKIVPHLPTNQPGPQRGDDRRILSGIMHVLTAGCRWKDCPKEYGPFKTVYNRFVRWSERGIWQKIFAHAAAPEAAPEQAALDSTHVKLHRCAAGGQGGPEAQAIGLTKGGRNSKIHAIVDQFCRPWAFILTPGNTADCVMAEACVSLVPGIKELLADKGYDTDAIRTFLKEHGIKATIPSKSNRKKKIRHDKQAYKGRNVVERCFCRLKDFRRIATRYDKLAQNFFSALCLVATVAYWI from the exons ATGGATACGAATTTATTCTGGTTCAGTGACAAACAATGGGCGAAGATCGTCCCGCATTTGCCGACGAACCAGCCAGGGCCTCAGCGTGGGGATGATCGCCGTATCTTGAGCGGGATCATGCATGTGTTGACAGCGGGCTGCCGCTGGAAAGATTGTCCGAAGGAGTATGGTCCCTTCAAGACGGTTTACAATCGCTTTGTCCGCTGGAGCGAACGCGGCATTTGGCAGAAGATTTTCGCGCATGCGGCCGCTCCCGAGGCAGCCCCAGAACAGGCCGCGTTGGACAGCACGCATGTGAAACTCCACCGCTGTGCGGCCGGTGGACAAGGGGGGC CTGAAGCGCAGGCGATCGGCCTCACGAAGGGCGGCCGTAACAGCAAAATCCACGCGATCGTCGACCAGTTCTGCCGTCCCTGGGCGTTCATCCTCACGCCAGGTAATACCGCCGACTGTGTAATGGCCGAGGCCTGCGTCAGCCTCGTTCCGGGTATCAAGGAACTTTTGGCTGATAAAGGTTACGATACAGATGCCATACGAACCTTTCTCAAAGAGCACGGCATCAAGGCCACAATCCCCAGCAAGTCAAACCGCAAGAAGAAAATCCGCCACGACAAACAGGCTTACAAAGGACGCAATGTCGTTGAGCGCTGTTTCTGCCGTCTGAAGGACTTCAGGCGGATTGCCACACGGTATGACAAACTCGCACAGAACTTCTTTTCTGCACTCTGCCTCGTCGCTACCGTAGCTTATTGGATCTGA
- a CDS encoding sorbitol dehydrogenase family protein, with translation MKSVFERQNRYCPHPLLQSGPPNALKTGPSVQLRRRDVLLASVGSLVAYGIAGAAPSIETATSPDVARFMDISHSLTDRSKLDPRIGAALYAGIVNSAPERKAQLTKLHALMNTGRLTTSADLAKTAEKVDPALKDVIHDIMTGWYRGVADGKVVVYRSALMFDITKDAIYPKTYAAGGPFYWTTQPPEVAQPSGQPVLSPSSFVVEPT, from the coding sequence ATGAAGTCAGTCTTTGAGAGGCAAAATCGGTATTGCCCCCATCCCCTCTTGCAAAGCGGGCCACCTAATGCCTTAAAAACGGGTCCATCAGTGCAGCTACGGCGTCGAGACGTTCTGCTGGCCAGCGTAGGATCTCTAGTCGCCTACGGCATTGCCGGAGCCGCTCCATCGATCGAGACGGCGACCAGTCCAGACGTTGCTAGATTTATGGATATCTCACATTCCTTGACAGACCGCTCTAAGCTTGATCCGCGGATCGGAGCCGCGCTTTATGCGGGAATCGTCAACTCGGCGCCTGAGCGGAAGGCCCAGCTTACCAAGCTTCACGCCCTCATGAACACTGGGCGCCTGACCACCTCGGCTGACCTTGCCAAAACCGCCGAAAAGGTTGATCCGGCCCTGAAGGACGTGATCCATGACATCATGACCGGCTGGTACCGGGGTGTCGCAGATGGTAAGGTCGTGGTTTACCGATCCGCCCTGATGTTCGACATCACGAAGGACGCCATCTACCCCAAAACCTATGCCGCTGGCGGTCCATTCTACTGGACAACCCAGCCGCCCGAAGTCGCTCAGCCGTCCGGGCAGCCTGTGCTTTCGCCGTCCTCGTTCGTCGTGGAACCCACCTGA
- a CDS encoding GMC family oxidoreductase, whose amino-acid sequence MSSDQNVSADVVIVGSGVAGSSIANELARAGISVIVLEAGPRVDRQHFVENFRNLENKPSYQGPFPSTPWAPHPPNQMTPNQYLHTTGPNAEAYQQVYLRMIGGTTWHWAGCAWRFLPSDFELKTRYGQGRDWALKYDDLEPFYYQAEVMMGVCGPDPKIEDLGSPRKQPYPMSALPISYAAQQFRKLISKQTPWRIVHEPQARNTQPYDGRPTCEGHNNCMPICPIGAMYNGSYSVYHAEAAGATFIPNAVAYRIERDAANRKVTAVHYYDPDKGSHRVAGKYFVIAAHCIETAKLLLVSADDKSPDGVANSSSHVGRNMMDHTGVQVTFISGDKALWPGRGPLLTNVIDTFRDGDWRGEHGAYLVHMVDDNQVDLATQLAISKGYVGHDLEEQIRYLASHTVRLFSHNEALPDPDNRLTLSKTHKDALGIPHPEVYYKLPDYTVRSCEHTRGVFRQLIGLMHGTDEQWTPGYFPQDHPSGSTIMGADPRDSVVDGHCRTHDHENLFIASSSVFSTVGTGNITLTVAALALRVADMLKRELRHA is encoded by the coding sequence ATGTCTTCCGATCAGAATGTTTCTGCCGATGTCGTGATCGTCGGCTCCGGTGTCGCGGGCAGCTCCATTGCTAATGAATTGGCGCGGGCCGGAATTTCCGTCATCGTTCTTGAAGCTGGCCCCCGCGTGGACCGTCAGCATTTCGTTGAGAACTTTCGTAACCTTGAGAACAAGCCGTCCTATCAGGGGCCGTTCCCGTCCACACCCTGGGCTCCGCATCCGCCGAACCAGATGACGCCCAACCAATACCTGCATACGACGGGTCCAAATGCCGAGGCCTATCAGCAGGTCTATCTTCGAATGATCGGCGGTACGACGTGGCACTGGGCCGGATGTGCCTGGCGCTTTCTCCCCTCCGATTTCGAACTCAAGACCCGTTACGGGCAGGGGCGCGACTGGGCGCTGAAATACGATGACCTCGAGCCGTTCTATTACCAGGCTGAGGTTATGATGGGTGTCTGCGGACCGGACCCTAAGATTGAGGATCTTGGCTCTCCGCGTAAGCAGCCCTACCCCATGTCGGCGCTGCCCATTTCCTACGCCGCGCAGCAGTTCCGCAAGCTCATCAGCAAGCAGACGCCATGGCGCATCGTGCATGAGCCACAGGCCCGCAATACGCAGCCCTATGACGGGCGTCCCACCTGCGAAGGCCATAACAACTGCATGCCGATCTGCCCGATCGGAGCCATGTATAACGGCAGCTATTCCGTCTATCACGCAGAGGCCGCCGGGGCGACGTTCATCCCCAATGCTGTCGCCTACAGGATCGAGCGTGATGCCGCCAACAGGAAAGTGACGGCGGTTCACTATTACGATCCGGATAAAGGGTCGCACCGCGTCGCGGGAAAGTATTTCGTCATTGCCGCGCACTGCATCGAGACGGCGAAGCTGCTTCTCGTCTCGGCGGATGACAAGAGCCCAGACGGTGTTGCGAATAGCTCGAGCCATGTCGGCCGGAACATGATGGACCATACCGGGGTGCAAGTCACGTTCATCAGTGGCGATAAAGCGCTCTGGCCCGGTCGTGGCCCGCTTTTGACGAACGTGATCGACACCTTTCGCGACGGCGATTGGCGTGGGGAGCACGGCGCCTATCTGGTGCATATGGTGGACGATAACCAAGTGGACCTCGCGACGCAGCTCGCGATCTCCAAGGGGTATGTCGGACACGATCTGGAAGAACAGATCCGCTATCTGGCCTCCCATACCGTTCGTCTGTTCAGCCATAACGAGGCCTTGCCGGATCCCGACAACCGCCTGACCCTCAGCAAGACGCACAAGGACGCGCTCGGTATCCCGCATCCGGAAGTCTATTATAAGCTGCCAGACTATACGGTGCGAAGCTGCGAGCATACGCGTGGTGTGTTCAGGCAACTCATCGGTCTTATGCACGGAACCGATGAGCAATGGACGCCGGGATATTTCCCGCAGGACCATCCCTCTGGAAGTACCATCATGGGCGCGGACCCCAGGGATTCCGTGGTGGATGGCCATTGCCGGACGCACGACCATGAGAATCTGTTCATCGCAAGCTCGTCTGTCTTCTCAACGGTCGGGACGGGCAACATCACCCTGACAGTAGCCGCCCTCGCGCTTCGTGTTGCTGATATGCTGAAAAGAGAACTACGCCATGCCTGA
- a CDS encoding c-type cytochrome, which translates to MPDIKSAAFWSFLISGAFLGGTGAHTARAADNDQDLMSRGAYLATAADCVACHTRPSGQPFAGGLKVSTPQGDVVSTNITPDREHGIGDYTEADFEKALRRGIRKDGTYLYPVMPYVSYAGLTDQDVRALYIWFMHGVHPVAEKPLETQLRFPANIRMAMGVWNLLAGREKQETGDSFQYDKLRRGRYLATALEHCGTCHTPRNFMLIEKQDQYLGGGALAGWYAPNITSSKSGGIGDWSEEDLVSYFKTGRAKGRSQAAGPMGEVVEHSTSHLTDEDLDALAAFIKQVPARHNEGVHQARDSFGKPVDTPDLRTGELTRIDDLSERSGAEIYDGNCAACHGQNGAGTADNYVPSLYANSVVGSERPDNLIMTIIYGVDRTTPSGHASMPGFGRNSDVQCLSNEEIARLVNYVTATFGNHDHHVTAEQVAATRTDHLEKMVSHVSVKTTAGSDQR; encoded by the coding sequence ATGCCTGATATCAAAAGTGCTGCTTTCTGGTCTTTTCTCATCAGCGGGGCATTTCTGGGCGGGACTGGCGCGCATACGGCACGTGCGGCGGACAACGATCAGGACCTCATGTCCCGGGGCGCCTATCTGGCGACCGCAGCCGACTGCGTCGCCTGTCATACCCGTCCCAGTGGCCAGCCGTTTGCTGGCGGCCTGAAGGTTTCAACGCCCCAAGGGGACGTGGTTTCCACGAATATTACGCCGGACCGCGAACATGGCATCGGAGACTATACGGAAGCCGATTTTGAAAAGGCTCTCCGTCGCGGTATCCGCAAGGACGGAACCTATCTCTATCCTGTCATGCCCTACGTGTCCTATGCAGGACTTACGGATCAGGATGTGAGGGCGCTATATATTTGGTTCATGCATGGTGTGCATCCGGTCGCGGAAAAGCCGCTTGAGACGCAGCTGCGCTTCCCCGCCAACATCCGCATGGCCATGGGGGTGTGGAACCTGCTAGCAGGAAGAGAGAAGCAGGAAACAGGAGACTCTTTCCAATATGATAAGCTGCGTCGCGGGCGTTACCTAGCGACGGCGCTCGAACATTGCGGGACCTGCCATACGCCGCGCAATTTCATGCTCATCGAAAAACAGGACCAGTATCTTGGCGGTGGCGCCCTGGCCGGATGGTACGCACCCAACATCACGTCGAGTAAAAGCGGCGGGATCGGGGATTGGAGCGAGGAAGACCTGGTGTCCTATTTCAAGACCGGGCGCGCGAAAGGACGGAGCCAAGCAGCCGGTCCAATGGGAGAGGTGGTCGAACACAGCACCAGTCACCTGACGGACGAGGACCTAGATGCGCTGGCCGCGTTCATCAAGCAGGTTCCGGCCCGTCATAATGAGGGGGTTCATCAGGCACGTGACAGCTTCGGTAAGCCGGTCGATACCCCGGACCTGCGTACGGGCGAACTGACACGGATTGACGACCTGAGCGAAAGGAGCGGAGCCGAAATTTATGACGGCAACTGCGCAGCCTGCCATGGACAGAACGGAGCCGGGACGGCAGACAACTATGTTCCGTCGCTCTATGCCAATTCTGTCGTCGGGTCGGAGCGTCCTGACAATCTCATCATGACAATTATCTATGGCGTGGATCGCACGACCCCATCCGGCCATGCCAGCATGCCGGGATTTGGTCGCAATTCCGATGTACAATGTTTGAGCAATGAGGAAATTGCGCGTTTGGTGAATTATGTGACCGCTACGTTCGGGAACCACGACCATCATGTGACGGCCGAGCAGGTCGCTGCCACCAGAACGGATCACCTTGAAAAGATGGTCTCTCATGTCTCAGTCAAAACCACGGCCGGGAGCGATCAGCGGTGA
- a CDS encoding IS6 family transposase → MLNTLVEKFKRQSKDDFKGRHFEAWLILQAVSWYLRYPLSYRNIEEMFLERGFEVDHSTLNRWTLAYAPQIEKRLRFFRKPHCGSIRIDETYIKIKGQWRYLYRAIGKHGNPVDFLLTAKRDLASAKRFFRKMLKDEPLLAPDRIGTDGAKTFPPAIKATEEEGLLRPNPVHRVAKHLQQGIESDHFRVKQNMPKVGCFQSFATARQTIKGFEAMLWLRKGFGFACDWTVREQNNLLARCLGLQQLNKA, encoded by the coding sequence ATCCTCAATACCCTTGTCGAGAAATTCAAGCGCCAGTCCAAGGACGATTTCAAGGGCCGTCATTTCGAGGCTTGGCTGATCCTTCAGGCGGTCTCCTGGTATCTGCGCTATCCACTCAGTTACCGGAATATCGAAGAAATGTTTCTCGAACGCGGTTTCGAGGTCGACCATAGCACTCTGAACCGTTGGACACTGGCCTATGCGCCCCAGATCGAGAAGAGATTACGGTTCTTCCGCAAGCCGCACTGCGGCTCGATCCGCATCGATGAAACCTACATCAAAATCAAGGGCCAGTGGCGTTATTTGTACCGGGCGATCGGCAAGCATGGAAACCCGGTCGATTTCCTTTTGACCGCCAAGCGTGATTTGGCCTCGGCCAAGCGGTTCTTCCGCAAGATGCTGAAAGATGAGCCCTTATTGGCTCCGGACAGGATCGGCACCGATGGCGCCAAGACCTTCCCGCCAGCGATCAAGGCCACCGAAGAGGAAGGCTTGCTCCGGCCAAATCCGGTTCATCGAGTGGCCAAACATCTCCAGCAAGGGATCGAAAGTGATCATTTCCGGGTGAAGCAGAACATGCCGAAGGTGGGTTGTTTCCAATCCTTCGCCACGGCGCGGCAGACGATCAAGGGATTCGAGGCCATGCTGTGGCTACGCAAAGGATTTGGCTTTGCCTGCGATTGGACCGTTCGTGAGCAAAATAACCTGCTTGCACGCTGTTTGGGTCTTCAACAGCTTAACAAAGCCTGA